In Arachis stenosperma cultivar V10309 chromosome 1, arast.V10309.gnm1.PFL2, whole genome shotgun sequence, one DNA window encodes the following:
- the LOC130971285 gene encoding L-type lectin-domain containing receptor kinase S.1 has product MDTLQFFLFIFQLLLCLNPISAVDFLFNSFTGATNTTNVTLIADALVDSSVVRMTNDSNQYSFGRAFYPKKVTIKKPFPSSSSSSNFSSFSASFVFSILPQIPTSPGFGLAFVLCNTTSPPGALASQYFGLFTNATSPPLFPLLAVEFDTGQNPEFGDPDDNHLGIDLNNIVSKKTQSAGYYNSTGGFVPLRMRTGQNVHAWIDFDGETMQINVTVAPAGLPRPKKPTLSYTDPEMANYLSSDMFVGFSASKTNWIEEQRVLAWSFSTLGSARDINTTNLPVFQPTTSSSSLSGGAIAGIVLGCVAFVAIFVSICYLWWRKKMKEEEEEIEDWELEYWPHRFSYDELRTATGEFRRENLLGSGGFGRVYRGMLQNKTEVAVKCVNHDSKQGVREFMAEISSMGRLQHKNLVQMRGWCRKGNELMLVYDFMPNGSLNKWVFDNPPKLLEWGRRRRVLVDVAEGLNYLHHGWDQVVIHRDIKSSNILLDSDMRGRLGDFGLAKLYQQGEVPNTTRVVGTLGYLAPELATVAVPTSASDVYSFGVVLLEVACGRRPIETSAAEEEVVLIDWVKELYASGRMCEAADPRIEGEYEVGDMEMVLKLGLACCHPEPQRRPTMKEVVAVLVGDNVAEEPGKVLSDLVRGDGGGLEKEEETTALQGNLPD; this is encoded by the exons ATGGACACCCTCCAATTTTTCCTCTTCATATTCCAGCTTTTACTCTGCCTCAACCCAATCTCCGCGGTGGACTTCCTCTTCAACTCCTTCACCGGCGCCACCAACACCACCAACGTGACCCTCATCGCCGACGCGCTCGTAGACTCCTCCGTCGTCCGCATGACCAACGACTCCAACCAATACTCCTTCGGCAGAGCCTTCTACCCTAAAAAAGTCACCATCAAGAAAcccttcccttcttcttcttcttcaagcaacTTCTCTTCCTTCTCAGCCTCCTTCGTCTTCTCCATCTTGCCGCAGATCCCGACGAGTCCCGGCTTTGGCCTCGCTTTCGTTCTCTGCAACACAACCTCCCCTCCCGGCGCACTCGCCAGCCAGTACTTCGGTCTCTTCACCAACGCCACCTCCCCTCCCCTGTTCCCGCTCCTCGCCGTCGAGTTTGACACAGGCCAGAACCCTGAGTTCGGCGACCCCGACGACAACCACCTCGGCATCGACCTCAACAACATCGTCTCCAAGAAAACTCAGTCCGCAGGGTACTACAACTCCACCGGAGGATTCGTCCCCCTCCGAATGCGAACGGGACAGAACGTTCACGCTTGGATCGATTTCGACGGCGAGACTATGCAGATCAACGTCACCGTCGCTCCGGCGGGGCTTCCCCGCCCGAAGAAGCCAACTCTCTCGTACACAGACCCGGAAATGGCGAACTACTTGTCTTCTGATATGTTCGTTGGGTTCTCTGCTTCGAAAACCAATTGGATCGAGGAACAGAGAGTACTCGCATGGAGTTTCAGCACTTTAGGTTCCGCAAGAGACATAAACACAACTAATTTACCAGTTTTCCAGCCTACAacctcctcttcctctctctccgGCGGCGCAATCGCCGGAATCGTTCTTGGCTGCGTCGCTTTCGTGGCAATCTTTGTCTCAATCTGTTACCTGTGGTGGCGAAAGAAgatgaaggaggaagaagaagagatcgAGGATTGGGAACTGGAGTACTGGCCCCACAGATTCTCCTACGACGAACTCAGAACCGCAACGGGAGAATTCAGGAGGGAGAACCTTCTAGGCTCCGGCGGGTTCGGAAGAGTATACAGAGGAATGCTTCAGAACAAAACAGAGGTTGCCGTGAAATGCGTCAACCACGACTCAAAGCAAGGCGTGAGGGAATTCATGGCGGAAATTTCAAGCATGGGGAGGCTGCAGCACAAGAACTTGGTCCAAATGAGAGGGTGGTGCAGAAAAGGAAACGAGCTTATGCTGGTTTATGACTTCATGCCCAACGGGAGCCTCAACAAGTGGGTGTTTGACAACCCGCCGAAGCTTCTAGAATGGGGGAGGAGGCGAAGGGTGCTCGTCGACGTGGCGGAGGGGCTCAACTACCTTCACCACGGGTGGGACCAG GTTGTTATTCACAGGGATATTAAGTCTAGTAATATCTTGCTAGACTCTGACATGAGGGGGAGGCTTGGGGACTTTGGTTTGGCGAAGCTATACCAGCAGGGGGAGGTTCCCAACACCACGCGTGTCGTTGGCACATTGGGGTACCTCGCGCCAGAGTTGGCTACTGTGGCGGTGCCAACTTCGGCGAGTGATGTTTATAGTTTTGGAGTGGTGCTTTTGGAGGTGGCATGTGGGAGGAGGCCGATTGAGACGTCGGCGGCGGAAGAGGAGGTGGTGCTAATTGACTGGGTGAAGGAGCTGTACGCCAGTGGGAGGATGTGTGAGGCTGCGGACCCGAGGATTGAAGGGGAGTATGAGGTTGGGGACATGGAGATGGTGCTCAAGCTTGGGTTGGCTTGTTGCCACCCTGAGCCTCAGAGGCGGCCAACGATGAAGGAGGTGGTTGCAGTGCTTGTGGGGGACAATGTTGCGGAGGAGCCGGGGAAAGTGTTGTCTGATTTGGTGCGTGGCGACGGTGGTGGTCTGGAGAAAGAGGAGGAGACCACGGCTTTACAGGGAAACCTTCCGGATTGA